One region of Vulgatibacter sp. genomic DNA includes:
- a CDS encoding SNF2-related protein — protein MIPSSTILEECRTLLELGRAARSLGLASALDEPLGALAARGLTPKAASLLAQILGNGDGRTLGDLLSQGPAERFLLQHATGRMRNQLLEAARRRLLDALADRPRAQGGTPLPPLPAGDEALRDWARRTESEALLSAPATVLGDVLPLGVLDTLARWNAAARIGDLAVQGALEHTGAGTELGTSGRELLRTAAWRWLVEEAEARRRGLLEEDRPLAIPDEPLGAALSEKLLALRRSIRAEVQPRSGARPLLDFEADPPAFVAEVEPKIFPPQRGKLAQVRLELAGWERTPPKVVCSCGKASCVHGLTTVDAVLHFLGDPTAAGARAHVLEELALPDWQRALRALDRWQEQRGKVAEEREEVRLSWRLHLDVTWQLRPWLQKRNKRGWSAGSRVTFRELADRLPDLTEADRRALAALVPGDLRDAGAVPDALLAPRVPAALAQLVGHPRIYLGHVDEPIDVRIARIGLRAVEVVGGVDLQPTVGDDTLSFERLQRLIGRTENGGFAVHVERNARRCILVPVDDEAMELLRILDRHGAHFPREAMPELLARTAPLEEKLQVALPPSLRGEEVEPHKDLVLRLAPHDGPGLQVDVRVRVLPGASAWPPGEGPKEVAAAMGGKRFFAHRHRAAEATWVRELLATLPIRPDAEEEPFRFVLDRGEEALDLLAWLQENAPPRVSVEWQAKKRAVRRVGGRDLRVRVERARDWFGVEGTLSVDGEQVKLAVLLDAARSGARWVEVRDGLWVQLESELVDRLRNAADHLAEKGGRLHAGIAAAPVLESLGEAAGEFEADGSHHELLGRIRSAGALDPQVPAGLQAELRPYQAEGFRWLARLAHWGAGGVLADDMGLGKTVQALALLLHRAPEGPALVVAPTSVCGNWMAEASRFAPSLRLTLYRDLTDARREETLASLGAGDVLVASYGQIARDPTRFAAHHFATLVLDEAQAVKNPATQRAKAIRGIDAAFRMALTGTPLENHLGELWSLYHVVFPSLLGAWQRFRERFGLPIERSGDRERRQALSRLLAPFLLRRTKGEVAKELPPRIEVQVPVELSAEEKQLYEDARLAAIGRLAGVDGAGPDGVSPLEGRRFEVLAAITRLRLCACNPRLYDESSTIPSSKLDRLLDLVEELREEGHRALVFSQFTRHLALVREALRERKIRHLYLDGQTPAEERDALVARFQAEEADVFLVSLKAGGTGLNLTAASYVIHLDPWWNPAVEDQATDRAHRIGQEKPVTVLRLIAKGTIEEAILGLHGDKRALIAGVLDGGADGRVVGAEELLELLRAQPA, from the coding sequence TTGATCCCGTCGTCCACCATCCTCGAAGAGTGCCGGACCCTGCTCGAGCTGGGTCGGGCTGCCCGTTCCCTGGGCCTCGCCAGCGCCCTCGACGAACCCCTCGGCGCCCTCGCGGCCCGTGGCCTCACCCCCAAGGCCGCCTCCCTCCTCGCCCAGATCCTCGGCAATGGCGACGGCCGCACCCTGGGCGACCTGCTCTCCCAGGGCCCCGCCGAACGCTTCCTGCTCCAGCACGCCACCGGGCGGATGCGCAACCAGCTGCTCGAGGCGGCGCGGCGCAGGCTCCTCGACGCGCTGGCCGATCGGCCCCGTGCACAGGGCGGCACTCCCCTACCGCCCCTCCCCGCCGGCGACGAGGCGCTCCGCGACTGGGCCCGGAGGACGGAGAGCGAGGCCCTCCTCTCCGCCCCGGCGACCGTGCTCGGCGACGTGCTTCCGCTGGGCGTGCTCGACACCCTCGCCCGCTGGAACGCCGCCGCGCGCATCGGCGATCTCGCGGTGCAGGGCGCCCTCGAGCACACCGGCGCCGGCACCGAGCTCGGCACCTCGGGCCGCGAGCTGCTCCGCACCGCCGCCTGGCGCTGGCTGGTGGAGGAGGCGGAGGCCCGCCGCCGCGGCCTCCTCGAGGAGGATCGTCCCCTCGCGATTCCCGATGAGCCCCTCGGCGCTGCCCTCTCCGAGAAGCTCCTCGCCCTGCGCCGGTCGATCCGCGCCGAGGTCCAGCCGCGCTCGGGCGCTCGCCCCCTCCTCGACTTCGAGGCGGATCCCCCCGCCTTCGTGGCGGAGGTCGAGCCGAAGATCTTTCCCCCGCAGCGCGGCAAGCTGGCGCAGGTGCGCCTCGAGCTCGCCGGCTGGGAACGCACGCCGCCCAAGGTGGTCTGCAGCTGCGGCAAGGCGAGCTGCGTCCACGGCCTCACCACCGTCGATGCGGTGCTCCACTTCCTCGGCGATCCCACCGCTGCAGGCGCGCGCGCCCACGTGCTCGAGGAGCTGGCCCTTCCCGATTGGCAGCGGGCGCTGCGTGCCCTCGATCGCTGGCAGGAGCAGCGCGGCAAGGTCGCCGAGGAGCGTGAGGAGGTGCGCCTCTCCTGGCGGCTCCACCTCGACGTGACGTGGCAGCTGCGTCCCTGGCTCCAGAAGCGCAACAAGCGCGGCTGGTCCGCCGGCAGCCGGGTGACCTTCCGCGAGCTCGCCGACCGCCTGCCCGATCTCACCGAGGCGGATCGCCGCGCCCTCGCGGCGCTGGTGCCCGGCGATCTGCGCGACGCAGGCGCCGTCCCCGACGCCCTCCTCGCCCCGCGCGTCCCCGCAGCGCTGGCGCAGCTCGTTGGCCACCCACGGATCTACCTCGGCCACGTGGACGAGCCGATCGACGTGCGGATCGCCCGGATCGGCCTGCGCGCCGTCGAGGTGGTGGGCGGCGTCGATCTCCAGCCCACCGTCGGCGACGACACCCTCTCCTTCGAGCGGCTGCAGCGCCTCATCGGCCGCACCGAGAACGGCGGCTTTGCGGTCCACGTCGAGCGCAACGCCAGGCGCTGCATCCTCGTGCCGGTGGACGACGAGGCGATGGAGCTCCTCCGGATCCTCGACCGCCACGGCGCCCACTTCCCGCGGGAGGCGATGCCCGAGCTCCTCGCCCGCACCGCGCCGCTGGAGGAGAAGCTCCAGGTGGCGCTGCCCCCGTCGCTGCGCGGCGAGGAGGTGGAGCCCCACAAAGATCTCGTCCTCCGTCTCGCCCCCCACGACGGTCCCGGCCTGCAGGTCGACGTGCGCGTCCGCGTGCTGCCCGGCGCTTCGGCGTGGCCTCCCGGCGAGGGGCCGAAGGAGGTCGCGGCGGCGATGGGGGGAAAGCGCTTCTTCGCCCACCGCCACCGCGCCGCCGAGGCCACCTGGGTGCGGGAGCTCCTCGCCACCCTGCCGATCCGCCCCGACGCGGAGGAGGAGCCCTTCCGCTTCGTCCTCGACCGCGGGGAGGAGGCGCTCGATCTGCTCGCCTGGCTCCAGGAGAACGCGCCGCCGCGGGTCTCGGTGGAGTGGCAGGCGAAGAAGCGCGCGGTGCGCCGCGTGGGCGGCAGGGATCTGCGGGTGCGGGTCGAGCGCGCCCGCGACTGGTTCGGCGTCGAGGGCACCCTCTCCGTCGACGGCGAGCAGGTAAAGCTCGCGGTGCTCCTCGACGCCGCCCGCTCCGGCGCGCGCTGGGTCGAGGTCCGCGACGGCCTCTGGGTGCAGCTCGAGAGCGAGCTCGTCGACAGGCTCCGCAACGCCGCCGACCACCTCGCCGAGAAGGGCGGCAGGCTCCACGCCGGCATCGCCGCGGCGCCGGTGCTCGAATCCCTCGGCGAGGCCGCCGGCGAATTCGAGGCGGACGGCTCGCACCACGAGCTGCTCGGCAGAATCCGCAGCGCGGGTGCGCTCGATCCGCAGGTGCCGGCGGGGCTGCAGGCGGAGCTGCGTCCCTACCAGGCCGAGGGCTTCCGCTGGCTCGCGCGCCTCGCCCATTGGGGCGCAGGCGGCGTGCTGGCCGACGACATGGGCCTCGGCAAGACGGTGCAGGCGCTGGCGCTGCTGCTCCACCGCGCGCCGGAGGGGCCGGCGCTCGTGGTGGCGCCCACCTCGGTCTGCGGCAACTGGATGGCCGAAGCGTCGCGCTTCGCGCCTTCGCTGCGCCTCACCCTCTACCGCGACCTCACCGACGCGCGCCGCGAGGAGACCCTGGCGAGCTTGGGCGCCGGCGACGTGCTGGTGGCGAGCTACGGGCAGATCGCCCGGGATCCGACGCGCTTCGCCGCCCACCATTTCGCCACCCTCGTCCTCGACGAGGCGCAGGCGGTGAAGAACCCCGCCACCCAGCGGGCGAAGGCGATCCGCGGCATCGACGCCGCCTTCCGCATGGCCCTCACCGGCACGCCGCTGGAGAACCACCTCGGCGAGCTCTGGAGCCTCTACCACGTCGTCTTCCCCAGCCTCCTCGGCGCCTGGCAGCGCTTCCGCGAGCGCTTCGGCCTGCCCATCGAGCGCAGCGGCGATCGCGAGCGGCGGCAGGCCCTCTCGCGGCTGCTCGCCCCCTTCCTCCTCCGCCGCACCAAGGGCGAGGTGGCGAAGGAGCTACCGCCGCGGATCGAGGTGCAGGTGCCGGTGGAACTCTCCGCCGAGGAGAAGCAGCTCTACGAGGACGCACGCCTCGCCGCCATCGGCAGGCTCGCCGGCGTCGACGGCGCAGGTCCCGACGGCGTCTCGCCGCTCGAGGGGCGGCGCTTCGAGGTGCTCGCGGCGATCACGCGCCTGCGCCTCTGCGCCTGCAACCCGCGCCTCTACGACGAGAGCTCGACCATCCCCTCGTCCAAGCTGGACCGCCTCCTCGACCTGGTCGAGGAGCTCCGCGAGGAGGGGCACCGGGCGCTCGTCTTCAGCCAGTTCACCCGCCACCTGGCGCTGGTGCGCGAGGCCCTGCGCGAGCGGAAGATCCGCCACCTCTACCTCGACGGCCAGACGCCGGCGGAGGAGCGCGACGCGCTGGTCGCCCGCTTCCAGGCAGAGGAGGCGGACGTCTTCCTCGTCTCGCTCAAGGCAGGCGGCACCGGCCTCAACCTCACCGCGGCGAGCTACGTCATCCACCTCGATCCCTGGTGGAACCCGGCGGTGGAGGATCAGGCCACCGACCGCGCCCACCGCATCGGGCAGGAGAAGCCAGTGACGGTGCTCCGGCTCATCGCGAAGGGCACGATCGAGGAGGCGATCCTCGGCCTCCACGGCGACAAGCGCGCGCTCATCGCCGGCGTCCTCGACGGCGGCGCCGACGGCCGCGTGGTCGGCGCGGAGGAGCTGCTCGAGCTGCTCCGGGCGCAGCCCGCCTGA
- a CDS encoding transposase, translated as MARVLGKKRRSRKKGQQDLPLQKRFTHGGERKGAGRKRVAPRPQVKHRRRPVLGEDHPVLVTWRVLDHVWSMQSKRSFRVLLRAFRPAVERFGARITHFSVQGNHLHLIVEASGAQALSSAMQGLGVRIARGLNRLMGRAGKVFADRFHGHALGSPTEARNAIDYVLGNTRIHAQRQGRPVSRYVDRFAVSHEQLGDETAWWRTFDDGSPPVAPPVSWLLETGWRRARPRRAAPTFAFPA; from the coding sequence ATGGCACGGGTTCTGGGAAAGAAGCGGCGCAGCAGGAAGAAGGGCCAGCAGGACCTGCCGCTGCAGAAGCGCTTCACGCACGGCGGGGAGCGGAAAGGGGCGGGGCGCAAACGCGTCGCGCCGCGGCCGCAGGTGAAGCACCGCCGGCGGCCCGTGCTGGGGGAAGACCATCCGGTGCTCGTCACGTGGCGGGTGCTCGACCACGTCTGGAGCATGCAGTCGAAGCGGAGCTTCCGCGTATTGCTCCGCGCCTTCCGGCCTGCGGTGGAGCGCTTCGGGGCGCGGATCACCCACTTCTCGGTGCAGGGCAACCACCTGCATCTGATCGTCGAGGCGAGCGGGGCACAGGCGCTCTCGAGCGCGATGCAGGGGCTCGGGGTGCGGATCGCGCGTGGCCTCAACCGGCTGATGGGGCGCGCGGGGAAGGTCTTCGCGGATCGTTTCCATGGCCATGCGCTCGGCTCGCCGACCGAGGCCCGCAACGCGATCGACTACGTGCTCGGCAACACGCGCATCCATGCCCAGCGGCAGGGGCGGCCCGTCTCGCGCTACGTGGATCGCTTCGCCGTCTCGCACGAGCAGCTCGGCGACGAAACGGCGTGGTGGCGCACCTTCGACGACGGGAGCCCACCGGTGGCGCCGCCCGTGAGCTGGCTGCTGGAGACGGGCTGGCGGCGCGCCAGGCCGAGGCGTGCCGCGCCGACGTTCGCGTTTCCTGCATAG
- a CDS encoding sigma 54-interacting transcriptional regulator — MDFGPDEIRRLRGKRSRPRFAALLGVSPNTVYRWELPAGSPHHLRPSSGAVEALLRVAGAEEEAAPAPATAFEPGPALRAAWEAVQGARYEEAHRLLGGATDDPLAAALLARARLLGAGQAEGALATLAPWIDPASREVLPLQVRAPLTLWLGAALGWCDGASHDRARSLALLHAARSEFSRLDDGAGLFWAELCIGLLHFNLIELDEARRHLGASLTQHLGNESGAIAIWRHEAAGHLARLEGDFRRSALEHGKALHVAGRLADAYGTARALSYICERRVEAGDPVREAIAAGEEALGLFAALGDPLEHAQVSLLRGLGECWLGTGHFDEIRSVLGGAVSRLEAAGASPYTVREILGRSAFRQGLLGEAREHLAAIRSFGGSMGRHFGLALADQLEAEILTAEGAPHAAAQAWTRARGSADLIGSIGLGGDAEIGRTEALLAAADLEGARGALAAAERTLAQVRSPYLHARLDRARARLLHAEGRHAAARAQLALARDALERCGDPFEARRSDELLASWPEAAEDGATSLPGTTVERIAAASSGGAAQVLAELAASLSEALPGAGVGIFNLAGESLAHAGKVAVQPPLGGVPFGDRLGHRYQLGIEGAPPPVWLRSLLAVAELALEAAQLREGASVAPRPVGADDPFAAIVSGSGAMRELLERIRKLRTSSVSVLVQGESGVGKELIARAIHEVSGRTGKLVSVNCAAVPAPIFEAQLFGHKRGTFTGADRDAPGFVRTAEGGTLFLDEVGELPMALQPKLLRFLQEGEIHPVGAEAPIRVDVRVISATNRNLEELVRQGRFREDLYYRIHVVPILVPPLRERLEDVPLLASHFLRQLCGPAAPRIAEDALAALIHHPWPGNVRQLRNELERIVALHGVPEVIGREMLTPQLLGA, encoded by the coding sequence ATGGACTTTGGACCTGACGAGATCCGCCGGCTGCGGGGCAAGCGCAGCAGGCCCCGCTTTGCCGCGCTGCTGGGCGTTTCGCCCAACACCGTCTACCGCTGGGAGCTGCCCGCCGGCAGCCCGCACCACCTGCGCCCCTCGAGCGGCGCGGTGGAGGCGCTGCTCCGCGTCGCCGGCGCCGAGGAGGAGGCGGCTCCCGCTCCCGCCACGGCCTTCGAGCCGGGTCCCGCCCTCCGCGCAGCCTGGGAGGCGGTGCAGGGCGCCCGCTACGAGGAGGCGCATCGGCTCCTGGGCGGCGCCACCGACGATCCCCTCGCCGCCGCCCTCCTCGCCAGGGCGCGGCTCCTGGGCGCAGGCCAGGCGGAGGGCGCCCTCGCCACCCTCGCGCCGTGGATCGATCCCGCCAGCCGCGAGGTGCTGCCGCTGCAGGTCCGCGCGCCGCTCACCCTCTGGCTCGGCGCCGCCCTCGGCTGGTGCGACGGCGCCTCCCACGACAGGGCCCGCTCCCTCGCCCTGCTCCACGCCGCGCGATCGGAATTCTCCCGGCTCGACGACGGCGCGGGGCTCTTCTGGGCGGAGCTCTGCATTGGCCTGCTCCACTTCAATCTGATCGAGCTCGACGAGGCCCGCCGCCACCTCGGCGCCAGCCTCACCCAGCACCTCGGCAACGAGAGCGGCGCCATCGCGATCTGGCGCCACGAGGCAGCCGGACACCTCGCCCGCCTCGAGGGCGATTTCCGCCGCTCGGCCCTCGAGCACGGCAAGGCGCTCCACGTCGCGGGCAGGCTGGCCGACGCCTACGGCACCGCCCGGGCGCTCTCGTACATCTGCGAGCGGCGCGTCGAGGCGGGGGATCCCGTCCGCGAGGCGATCGCCGCAGGCGAGGAGGCGCTGGGGCTCTTCGCCGCCCTCGGCGACCCCCTCGAGCACGCGCAGGTCTCCCTGCTCCGCGGCCTCGGCGAGTGCTGGCTCGGCACGGGGCATTTCGACGAGATCCGCAGCGTGCTCGGCGGCGCCGTTTCGCGCCTCGAGGCGGCGGGCGCCTCGCCCTATACCGTGCGCGAGATCCTCGGCCGCTCCGCCTTCCGGCAGGGCCTGCTCGGCGAGGCGCGGGAGCACCTCGCCGCGATCCGCTCCTTCGGCGGCTCGATGGGACGCCACTTCGGCCTCGCCCTCGCCGATCAGCTCGAGGCGGAGATCCTCACCGCGGAGGGCGCGCCGCACGCAGCGGCGCAGGCCTGGACCAGGGCCCGTGGCAGCGCAGACCTCATCGGCAGCATCGGGCTCGGCGGCGACGCGGAGATCGGGCGAACCGAGGCGCTCCTCGCCGCGGCGGATCTCGAAGGGGCTCGCGGCGCCCTCGCTGCAGCGGAGCGCACGCTGGCGCAGGTCCGCTCGCCCTATCTCCACGCCCGCCTCGACAGGGCCCGGGCGCGGCTGCTCCACGCCGAGGGGCGCCATGCAGCGGCCCGTGCGCAGCTCGCCCTCGCCCGCGATGCCCTCGAGCGCTGCGGCGATCCCTTCGAGGCGCGGCGCTCCGACGAGCTCCTCGCCTCCTGGCCGGAAGCTGCGGAGGACGGCGCCACCAGCCTCCCCGGCACCACCGTGGAGCGGATCGCCGCCGCCTCGAGCGGCGGCGCGGCGCAGGTCCTCGCCGAGCTCGCCGCCAGCCTCTCGGAGGCGCTCCCCGGCGCCGGCGTCGGGATCTTCAACCTCGCCGGCGAGAGCCTGGCCCACGCGGGCAAGGTCGCGGTGCAGCCGCCGCTGGGCGGCGTGCCCTTCGGCGACAGGCTCGGCCACCGCTACCAGCTCGGCATCGAGGGGGCGCCGCCGCCGGTGTGGCTGCGCTCGCTCCTCGCCGTCGCCGAGCTCGCCCTCGAGGCGGCGCAGCTCCGCGAGGGCGCGAGCGTGGCGCCGCGGCCGGTGGGCGCCGACGATCCGTTCGCGGCGATCGTGAGCGGGAGCGGCGCGATGCGCGAGCTCCTCGAGCGCATCCGCAAGCTGCGCACCTCGAGCGTGAGCGTACTCGTGCAGGGCGAGAGCGGCGTCGGCAAGGAGCTCATCGCCCGGGCGATCCACGAGGTGAGCGGGCGCACCGGCAAGCTGGTCAGCGTCAATTGCGCTGCGGTGCCGGCGCCGATCTTCGAGGCGCAGCTCTTCGGCCACAAGCGCGGCACCTTCACCGGCGCCGATCGCGACGCGCCGGGTTTCGTGCGCACGGCCGAGGGTGGCACGCTCTTCCTCGACGAGGTGGGCGAGCTGCCGATGGCGCTACAGCCCAAGCTGCTGCGCTTCCTCCAGGAGGGCGAGATCCATCCGGTGGGGGCCGAAGCGCCGATCCGCGTCGACGTTCGGGTGATCTCCGCCACCAACCGCAACCTCGAGGAGCTGGTGCGGCAGGGCCGCTTTCGCGAGGATCTCTACTACCGCATCCACGTGGTGCCGATCCTCGTGCCGCCGCTGCGGGAGCGGCTCGAGGACGTGCCGCTGCTCGCGTCGCATTTCCTCCGGCAGCTCTGCGGCCCCGCCGCCCCGCGGATCGCCGAGGACGCGCTCGCGGCGCTCATCCACCACCCCTGGCCCGGCAACGTGCGGCAGCTCCGCAACGAGCTCGAGCGGATCGTGGCGCTGCACGGGGTGCCCGAGGTGATCGGCAGGGAGATGCTCACGCCGCAGCTCCTTGGCGCTTGA
- the uvsE gene encoding UV DNA damage repair endonuclease UvsE: MDAYRLGYVANCLTLGIGASHTTRLANATPERLEALIEQNLEELERILLFNEAYGIEVYRITSALVPFASHPVNRLQWWKTFRRGFDRCAAVAERSGQRLSLHPSPAGASLASARAEVRANAVEELRYATRVLDLLGQDGHGRVVLHLGGAAPDRQTALGSADRFLREMPDDARRRIAIEHDCRVWTAREVHPLAQAHRLPFLADNLHNNVKGSEPPLTTRELFRLSAQSWRAIGLRPKYHLASQKAGGKPGAHADFISAADWYDVLDALEEPADFMLEAKEKDRALFALRRLAGKGATPPEAEAEAPAP, encoded by the coding sequence ATGGACGCCTACCGACTCGGCTACGTGGCCAACTGCCTCACCCTGGGGATCGGCGCGAGCCACACCACGCGCCTCGCCAACGCGACGCCCGAGCGGCTCGAGGCGCTGATCGAGCAGAACCTCGAGGAGCTCGAGCGGATCCTCCTCTTCAACGAGGCCTACGGCATCGAGGTCTACCGGATCACCTCGGCCCTCGTGCCCTTCGCCTCCCATCCGGTGAACCGCCTGCAATGGTGGAAGACCTTCCGCCGCGGCTTCGATCGCTGCGCCGCCGTCGCCGAGCGTTCGGGGCAGCGCCTCTCCCTGCACCCCTCGCCTGCTGGCGCCTCGCTCGCCTCGGCCCGCGCCGAGGTCCGCGCCAACGCGGTGGAGGAGCTGCGCTACGCCACCCGCGTGCTCGATCTCCTCGGCCAGGACGGCCACGGCAGGGTGGTGCTCCACCTCGGCGGCGCCGCGCCGGATCGGCAGACGGCGCTGGGCAGCGCGGACCGTTTCCTCCGCGAGATGCCGGACGACGCCAGACGCCGCATCGCCATCGAGCACGACTGCAGGGTGTGGACGGCGCGGGAGGTCCACCCGCTGGCGCAGGCCCACCGGCTCCCCTTCCTCGCCGACAACCTCCACAACAACGTGAAGGGCAGCGAGCCGCCCCTCACCACCCGCGAGCTCTTCCGCCTCTCGGCGCAGAGCTGGCGCGCGATCGGGCTGCGGCCGAAATACCACCTCGCCTCGCAGAAGGCAGGCGGCAAGCCCGGCGCCCACGCCGACTTCATCTCCGCCGCCGATTGGTACGACGTGCTCGACGCCCTCGAGGAGCCGGCGGATTTCATGCTCGAGGCGAAGGAGAAGGACCGCGCGCTCTTCGCGCTGCGGCGCCTCGCCGGCAAGGGGGCGACACCGCCGGAGGCCGAGGCCGAAGCCCCGGCCCCCTGA
- a CDS encoding MASE1 domain-containing protein, with translation MRLDLAGLPIQLLRGLFVTLLYVLGARLGLAIAAVTEQASPVWIPTGVAIWATFRFGPRILPFVFLGGLIGSLSSGSPLPPSLFIGAGNTLEAWLAATLLRRHEFRENLARVRDVLVLWLAGGVAAAGASALIGVGSLLAFERTTLALAPKALWVWWLGDAMGALVVAPFLFAFLPAARAGHFRGKGKELLSLTLTLVAVCLVVFGRAFAGEEPVFSQGFLLFPVAVWAALRFGPPGAAFATCAMSTLTVLATAIGRGPFVAQVALEGVVVLQLFVAVLALTALLLAAVSTQRQVAEQQLVASERLVSVGILAAGVGHEINNPLTFVISNLELLERELPRGNERAREMLRDAQFGADRVRGIVGDLRVFGRDNATLDEAVSLDAVVGSAIRLAGREVASRGRLTSDLGDPPPVAGSQAQLGQVVLNLLLNAAQALPETGGSIRISTGTAPDGRALLEVEDDGCGIPKELHARIFAPFFTTKPVGQGTGLGLSICQKIVADHRGELSVRSEPGKGTTFRVLLPALPRPTPQEAAPPADAPTQRRGRVLIVDDEVRLAQSMRLLLEPEHEVKVLHSGEEALDALLGGEGYDVVFCDLHMPGLSGMDVHRRLQAEAPQIASSLIFFSGGAYTDEARSFVQAVGNTVLEKPVRPGRLLEMVQRALR, from the coding sequence ATGCGGCTCGACCTTGCCGGGCTCCCGATCCAGCTGCTGCGCGGCCTCTTCGTCACCCTTCTCTACGTGCTGGGGGCGCGGCTCGGCCTTGCCATCGCCGCCGTCACCGAGCAGGCGAGCCCAGTCTGGATCCCCACCGGCGTCGCAATCTGGGCGACCTTCCGCTTCGGCCCGCGGATCCTGCCCTTCGTCTTCCTGGGCGGGCTGATCGGCTCTCTGAGCAGCGGCTCGCCGCTCCCTCCATCGCTCTTCATCGGCGCGGGCAACACCCTCGAGGCCTGGCTCGCGGCCACCCTCCTCCGCCGCCACGAATTCCGCGAGAACCTCGCCCGCGTCCGCGACGTGCTCGTCCTCTGGCTCGCAGGCGGCGTCGCTGCCGCTGGCGCCTCGGCCCTGATCGGCGTCGGCAGCCTCCTCGCCTTCGAGCGCACCACCCTCGCGCTGGCGCCGAAGGCCCTCTGGGTCTGGTGGCTCGGCGACGCGATGGGCGCGCTGGTGGTGGCGCCCTTCCTCTTCGCCTTCCTCCCCGCCGCCCGCGCCGGCCACTTCCGGGGCAAGGGGAAGGAGCTCCTCTCCCTCACCCTCACCCTGGTGGCGGTCTGCCTCGTCGTCTTCGGCAGGGCCTTCGCCGGCGAGGAACCGGTCTTCTCCCAGGGCTTTCTCCTCTTCCCGGTGGCGGTCTGGGCGGCGCTGCGTTTCGGACCGCCGGGCGCCGCATTCGCCACCTGCGCGATGTCGACCCTCACCGTGCTCGCCACCGCGATCGGCCGCGGCCCCTTCGTGGCGCAGGTCGCCCTCGAGGGCGTGGTGGTGCTCCAGCTCTTCGTCGCGGTCCTCGCCCTGACGGCGCTCCTCCTCGCGGCGGTCTCCACGCAGCGGCAGGTCGCCGAGCAGCAGCTCGTCGCCTCCGAGCGCCTCGTCTCGGTGGGCATCCTCGCCGCGGGCGTGGGCCACGAGATCAACAACCCGCTCACCTTCGTGATCTCCAACCTCGAGCTCCTCGAGCGCGAGCTGCCCCGCGGCAACGAGCGCGCCAGGGAGATGCTGCGCGACGCGCAGTTCGGCGCCGACCGGGTGCGCGGCATCGTCGGCGACCTCCGCGTCTTCGGCAGGGACAACGCCACGCTCGACGAGGCGGTCTCCCTCGACGCGGTGGTCGGCTCCGCGATCCGCCTCGCCGGCCGGGAGGTGGCGAGCAGGGGCAGGCTCACCAGTGACCTCGGCGATCCGCCGCCCGTCGCGGGAAGCCAGGCGCAGCTCGGGCAGGTGGTGTTGAACCTCCTCCTCAACGCGGCGCAGGCCCTGCCCGAGACGGGAGGCTCGATCCGGATCTCCACCGGCACCGCCCCGGACGGCAGGGCGCTTCTCGAGGTCGAGGACGACGGCTGCGGGATCCCGAAGGAGCTGCACGCCCGGATCTTCGCCCCCTTCTTCACCACCAAGCCGGTGGGCCAGGGCACGGGGCTCGGCCTCTCCATCTGCCAGAAGATCGTGGCAGACCACCGCGGCGAGCTCTCGGTGCGGAGCGAGCCCGGCAAGGGGACCACCTTCCGCGTGCTCCTCCCCGCCCTGCCCCGGCCGACGCCGCAAGAAGCAGCGCCACCGGCAGATGCACCGACCCAGCGCCGCGGCCGGGTGCTCATCGTCGACGACGAGGTGCGCCTCGCCCAGTCGATGCGCCTGCTCCTCGAACCGGAGCACGAGGTGAAGGTCCTCCACTCCGGCGAGGAGGCGCTCGACGCGCTCCTGGGCGGCGAGGGCTACGACGTCGTCTTCTGCGACCTCCACATGCCCGGCCTCTCGGGGATGGACGTCCACCGGCGGCTGCAGGCGGAGGCGCCGCAGATCGCCTCCTCGCTCATCTTCTTCTCGGGTGGCGCCTATACCGACGAGGCCCGCAGCTTTGTGCAGGCAGTCGGAAATACCGTGCTCGAGAAGCCCGTCCGCCCGGGCAGGCTCCTCGAAATGGTGCAGCGGGCGCTGCGCTGA